The DNA region CGGAGTGGACCGGTACTCTGTGCCGTTCTTCTGGTCGCCCCGTCTCGATGCGGTAATTGAGCCGGTGCCGTTGCCACCGGAGCTGAAGGCCCAGGCCCGCGGCATCTCCGACGACCCGTCCAACCCGATGCTCGCTTCGTTTGGGCTCAACATGCTCAAGGGCAGGATGCGCGCCCATCCGGATGTGACAGAGCGCCACTACCCGCAGCTGATGAAGCGTTGAACTTGTTGAGCACTGATTAGAGGTTGTACTTCCAGGCCTGTTGCGCCGGACAGACATTCATCACCACGTCCAGGCCGGCGGCCTTGGCGCGCTCTGCGGCGGCCTCGTCAATCACGCCGAGCTGCAGCCACACCGCTTTGGCGCCGACGGCGATGGCCTGGTCAACCACGGCCCCGACTTTCTGGGAGTTCACGAAGCAGTCAACGACGTCGAGGGGCTGCTTGTCCGCCGGAATGTCGGCAAGGGCGCGGTAGCCGGTTTCGCCGTGCACCGCGTCCCCAGGCAGGTTGACGGGGATGATCTCCATGCCCAACTGGTCCCTGATGAACAGCGAGGTGTCGTAGGCCGCCCGCCATTCATTGGACGTCAGGCCCACGATGGCCCAGCGCCCCTTGGTGCGCATGAGGCGTTCAACGACTGCAGGATCATTGGTGTGGCCCATAAACCAAGCCTAGCCTGCGCCTACCGGCTGAACTTCTTCAGCCAGCTTGCACCGGGATCGGCCTTGCCGGCCCTGGTCTTGGCTGCGGTAGCCGGCACTGTCATGGCGCCCTTCAATGTTCTCTCGGCGCTTTCAGCCAGGGTCCGGCGCAGCTGATTCTGTACTCTTCCCAGCTCCACCGCACCGTTTTTCTGCGTTTTGACAGCGTCCTCCTCAGTCTGGGACTCGGTTGCCTTCCTGGACTCTGCCGCTGTGCCGGCAGCGCTGTCCGGATCCTTGGCGGCAGCACCGCCGTCGTCCTTTTTGGCCGTGACTCCCGCCTCCGCAGCTGCCTGATCCTGCACTGCCCCTGTCAATGGCTGTTCCGGCAGCGCCGGCATGGACTGAACGGCGGGCGCGGGCTCATGCTGCGCCGTCGGTTGGGGGGCCGGCAGTAAGCCGGCGGTGCTGGCTGATGGACCCCCCGCGATGGTCCAGGAGGGAGCCCAGCCCTCTAACATGTGCTGGACGGACATGCTGGTCTGCCGGCCCTGGCCTGATGCGCTGGCAGCAACGCCGGTGACACCAAAACCCATGCCTGCAACGACAGCCAGGCCAACAACGGCGGCCCGGTGTTTGCGCAGCCAGCGCTGTCGTCCAAGCTCATGCGTGCCAGCCATCAAGGCAGCCAGTTGGGCGTTGGGGGTGGGCACCGGCAGGCACGCCAAGGTTCCCAAGGACAGCAGGGCGGCGCGGAGCTCGGTGGCCTGCGCCTGGCCAGCGTCGAGCAGCATCTCATCCACGGTCTTGCCCAGATAATTGGCGTTGAAAGTCATGGCGCCACATATTCCTTTACTGCGGACTGCTCACGGAGTTTGGTCAAAGCACGGCGCTGGAGCTGTTTGACGGAGCCGGGGCTCTTTCCCATTACCGCGGCAACCTGGTCAACGGTGAGTCCGCCGATGAGGCGCAGTGTCAGCACTTCCCTCTGCTCGTCGGGCAGGCCTTGCAGGAGGTCCAGGACTTCCTTCGGCGAGAAACGCTGCAGGGCCTCTGCCTCGGCGGAGGAGTCCTCCCGCTGGTCCATTTCCGCCTCAAAGGACAGCTGCACAGGGGTGCGGCTTTGCCGTCTGTGATCGTCCACCAAGCGGGCATGCGCCACCGAAAAGATAAAGGTTCGCAGGCCAGGGATTCCGCCGCTGACGGTATCCAGCTTGGGAAGAATGGCGAGGAACACTTCCTGCATGACCGCCTCCGGATCTTCCACTCCGCGGGCTGTGAGATAGCCCAGGACCTGTGACGCATATGTTCGGTACACGAGGCTGAAGAGCTCTGGATTGCGGGCACCGGCCCGCAACACATCGTCTGTCAGCGCATCGGTCACGGACGTAGGGCTTTCGGTGAGGGGGACTTTGCTTGCTAAGTCTAGGGCCAGTTACGCCTTCGCGGAATGCCCTTGCCCAGCTAACTTTACCCACGGTAACCAGGCTGTCCGAACCAACGGCATCCGTCCCCGCTCCAAAAACCCTGCAGCCCGCGAGGCCTGCCGGGCATAAAAAGAGCCGGGCTGGAACGTGATGGGGGACAAGTTCCAGCCCGGCGCTTCATAGGGGTAATCGCTCCGGACGCCCCAAGGGTTACGCTCTGGCACAAACTTTTTGGACTTTATTTTTGGACGGGATTTTTGGCCGTGGCTGCGCGGCTTTGGACGGGCTGTGAGACGCGGCGCTTATGCCGCGCCGGTCCAACGGGCCGTGGCTGCGGACCGGCATATTGCTTTGGGGAGGGCGAAGACCCGCAGGCTGTTAGCCGGTATGCGCTGGTCATCACAGGCCTGCGGAAACGGGTCTGGATCAGGTGAGGAGGGAAGATCCTGTTTGCCGGCTGGGCAAAGGTCGGTGATCAGCCCCATACCGGCGCACTCGCGGACGGCGGCGATCCCGGCCACGGCAGCGGACTTGTCCTCGTAGGCCGCCGAAACCGCCATCACGGTTCCGTCCGCCGCCTTGAGTTGGAATCTGAAATGCGAGTCCACATCCATAAAGACTTCAAACATCCCGGCCATAACAATCCCTCCGGTCTGCGGGCTCCTGTCCGGCAACATCTTCACCACCGAGCAGGCCTCGACGCACCTCTGCGTCCTTCTCCCGCGGGTCTGGTCGAACGATCCGTTGAGTCACCATGTGTAGTTGATTCAACATGTGTAAACGAGTCTGTCGCCAGCGCGTGTGGCTCACAAGACCGGACGGGTTAACCCTGCGTAAAAAGGATGCAACGACGGCGGCGGGCCGCCCTTCCGGGTGACCCGCCGCCGTCGTATTTCAGGTGGTCCTAGTCCTTGATGAGGTCGTTGACCACAATGGTCTGGTCGCGGTCCGGGCCCACGCCGATGGCCGAGAAGCGCGTGCCGGAGAGCTTTTCCAGGGCCATCACATAGTTGCGGGCATTCTCTGGCAGGTCCTCCAGGGTACGTGCGCCGGTGATGTCCTCGGTCCATCCCTCGAAGTACTCGAAGATGGGCTTGGCGTGGTGGAATTCCGTCTGCGTCATGGGCATTTCGTCGTGCCGGACACCATCGACGTCATAGGCCACGCACACCGGGATCTGCTCGATGCCGGTGAGCACGTCCAGCTTGGTGACGAAGTAGTCCGTGAAGCCGTTGACGCGGGATGCGTGGCGGGCCAGGACGGCGTCGTACCAGCCGCACCGGCGCGGCCGGCCGGTATTGACGCCGAACTCGCCGCCCGTTTTCTGCAGGTACATGCCCATTTCGTCGAACAGTTCAGTGGGAAACGGGCCGGCGCCGACTCTCGTGGTGTAGGCCTTGATGATGCCGATGGAGCGCGAAATGCGTGTGGGCCCGATGCCGGAACCAACGGAGGCGCCGCCTGCCGTGGGATTGGAGGACGTGACGAACGGGTACGTGCCGTGGTCCACGTCCAGGAAGGTAGCCTGGCCGCCCTCCATCAGCACCACCTTTCCCTCGTCCAGCGCCTTGTTCAGGACCAGGGTGCTGTCGATGACCAGCGGGCGGAGGCGTTCGGCGAATGAGAGGAAGTAATCCACGATCTCGTCCACCTCGATGTCGCGGCGGTTGTAGACCTTGACCAGGAGTTCGTTCTTCTGGCGGAGGGAGCCTTCAACCTTTTGGCGCAGGATCGATTCGTCGAACACGTCCTGGACGCGGATGCCGAGGCGGGCCACCTTGTCCATGTAGGCCGGGCCGATGCCACGGCCGGTGGTGCCGATGGCGCGGCTGCCCAGGAAGCGCTCCGTGACCTTATCCAGGACCTGGTGGTAGGGCGCCACCAGGTGGGCATTGGCCGAGACGCGCAGCTTGGAGGTGTCCGCGCCGCGGGCCTGGAGTCCGTCGATTTCCTGAAACAGGGCCTCGAGGTTCACCACGCAGCCGTTTCCGATGATGGGAACCGCATTGGGACTGAGGATGCCTGCCGGAAGGAGCTTGAGTTCGTACTTCTCACCGCCTACGACGACGGTGTGCCCGGCGTTGTTGCCGCCGTTCGGCTTGACGACATAGTCAACACGGCCGCCCAGAAGGTCAGTGGCCTTGCCTTTTCCTTCGTCGCCCCACTGGGCTCCTACGATCACGATTGCTGGCATGGGATCCTCCCCCATTCGTTCGGGCCGTGTTCCGGCTTGCCCACCCTGCCTGATTCGCCAAGGTGGTGCACCGGAAGTCAGCGCCGTTCATGAGAATGCCCCGAAGGCAACAGCGTGGCTGGATCCGCGAGGCGGCCAGCCATGCAAGAGTTCGGGGCTCTTACCACCCAAGTTTAGCGGATGGGGGACTTACTCCACTCGTTGGGCCCGATGGGCCTCCACTCGTTGGGCCCGATGGGCGGACAGCCGCTCCTGGTCCGGTCGTACAGCGGACCTCAGGACACGCCATCCGCCGACACATAGCAAGGATGACTTGCTCCCACGTGCAGGGATGGAATTAAGTGAGAGGGACCATTCGGAGCGGCCGAGAGAAAGTTCCAGCATGTCCTTGAACACAGACCACATTCGCGTCACGCACGCAGGTTCCCTGCCCCGGACGCCCGAGCTCATTGCTGCCAACGCGGCCAAAGAGACAGACGGCATCACACCCGAGTTCCTGGACCTCCTGGAAACCTCAGTGGTGGACGTGGTCCGGCGGCAAAAGGACCTTGGCATCGACATCCCCAATGACGGCGAGTACGGGCACACAATGTCCAACTCGGTGGACTACGGCGCGTGGTGGAACTACTCCTTCTCCCGCCTTGGCGGGCTGGAACCCACCAACGTGGACCGCTGGGCTGACTCCGAGATACACCGTTCCTCGCCCGGCAACATCGTGCTGACATCCTTCCCGGACCGCCGGGACAGGCAGAAGTTCAACGACGCCTACAACGATCCCTCCTCCGGCATCCTGGCCCACCGCAAGAGCGTGACACAGCCCAGGATTGCCGGACCGCTGACGTACACGGGCCAAGACCTGGTCGCCTCGGATATCGCCAACCTCAAGACAGGCCTGGCGGCGGCCGGCCTCACGGACGGCTTTGTGGCCTCACTCTCGCCGGGATCGTGTGCCCGCGTGGCCAATAGCTACTACAAATCCGATGAAGAACTGGTCTACGCCTGCGCCGACGCCATGCGCGAAGAATACAAGGCGATTATCGACGCCGGCCTGACGGTCCAACTCGATGACCCGTCGCTTGCCGAAAGCTGGGACCAGATCAACCCCGAGCCCAGCCTCGAGGACTACCTCAACTTCATCCAGCTCCGCGTGGAGGCCACAAACTGGGCTCTCCGCGACCTGCCCCAGGACCAGATCCGCCTGCACGTCTGCTGGGGATCGTGGCACGGACCGCACACCACTGACATCCCGCTGGCGGACATCATCGGAGCCGTCTTGCAGGTCAACGCCGGCGGCTACTCCTTCGAAGCCGCCAACGTCCGGCACGAGCACGAGTGGCGCGTCTGGGAGGACACCAAGGTGCCCGAGGGCAAGGTGATCATCCCCGGCGTCGTCTCGCACGCAACCAACGTAGTGGAGCACCCGGATTTGGTGGCTGACAGGATTGTCCGGTTTGCAGAATTGGTCGGCAGGGAAGGCGTCATCGCCTCCACCGACTGCGGACTGGGCGGCCGCGTCCATCCGCAGATCGCCGTCGCCAAACTGGAGGCCCTGGGCGAAGGCGCGCGTCGCGCCACCAAGCGTCTCTGGTAGTAACTGAACCGCCTGCGGTGCCTCTGCCTCCTGCCTCCGAACCATCCGGGGCAGGAGGCAGGCACCGCATTTCGTGGGGCTTGCTAAACTGATAAGGACCGCATAGGAATCGGTCCACCACATTTCAAACCATCCCGGACTTGCCGCGCCCACGGTGCTCCATTTTCCGGATTGGCAGCACCGCCGAGCCCCGCAGGAGACATAGCACTACATGACAGCCCTGGCACCTGAATCTTTCCGCGAGCAGCTCCTCAGCCGCCGTTACGAACCCAACGTCGCAGCCGTCAACGAGCTGTGCGATTCCCTGCAGAGCGTCAAGCCGCACACCGAAGTCCCCTACGTTGACCCCATGCACGACGTGGACGAGTGCCGCATCATCAGCCTGTATTCAAACATCGGCGAAGCGGATAAGTCAGGATTCATCACCCCGGGCGACGACGACGCCGCCGCCCGTATGCTGGGCGTCCAGTGGAAGCTGGGCCTGCGTCCCGAGTTTGTGATGCCGTGGAATGTCCACCCTTGGCACACGCCGGGCGAGCCGAACGGAAAGTTCACTCCGGACCAGATCGCTGCCGGGCTCAAGCCCCTGCTCAAGTTCCTGGCCGTTGTCCCGCGCGCATCGGTGATCGTGGCGCATGGTACCGAGGCCAACCGCCTGGCCAACCTGCTGCTGAAGACCGAGGTTCCGCTGCTCTGGCGCCGGGGCCTGAAGACCTACAAGGTCCGCTCCCTCAGCGGTCGCGCGTTTGCCGGAACTCCGGCCCGGCAGGAACAGTACCTTGAGGAAATGCACGTGGCCTACGCGGATGCCATGGCCCGGACAGGCCTGACGAAGCCCAGCTGACCAACGCTCCGCTTAAGTTCGACGGCGGGCGGTCACCTTTTCTTCAAAGGTGACCGCCCGCCGTCGTTCCCCACCCGCACCCTCGCCTCGCAAGCTCGGCCAGGGAACCCTGCGGGCGTGGGCCCATGGAGTTATTTGGCTTCGATGGCTGCTTTCGCTGCCGGGTCCGAATCGTTGAGGAACTTCTCGATGCGTTCCGGCTCGTCGGCCTCGCCGATGGCCGCCGACGCACGGCCCAGCGAATAAAGGGCCCGCAGGAAGCCACGGTTGGGTTCGTGCTCCCACGGGATGGGACCCACGCCGCGCCAGCCGTTGCGGCGCAGCGAGTCCAGCCCGCGGTGGTAGCCCACGCGCGAGTAGGCGTAGGAATCGATGGTGCGGCCCTCAGCCCACGCCTCCTCCGCGAGTACGGCCCACAGGAGCGAGGACGTGGGGTGCTTCTCCACCAGATCGAGTGCTTCCTGGCCGGCCTCCAGCTGCTCGTAGACCTCAGTCTCGGCCGGCAGGAGTGTGGGCTCGGGGCCCATCAGGTTCTTGCGGAACTCGTCGGACATGCTAGAACGTCTTGCCGAGCGAGCCGAGCTGCTTGGCTGCCTCAACCACGCGGGCGGCCAGGCCGGCTTCGGCGGAAGCGCCCCAGACGCGGGGGTCGTACAGCTTCTTGTTGCCGACCTCGCCGTCAACCTTCAGCACGCCGTCGTAGTTCTTGAACATGTGGTCCACCACGGGACGCGTGTAGGCGTACTGGGTGTCGGTGTCGATGTTCATCTTGATGGTTCCGTAGGATACGGCGTCGGCGATTTCCTGGTCAGAGGACCCGGAGCCGCCGTGGAAGACCAGATCGAACGGGTTTTCCTTGCCGATCTTGGCACCGACCTGAGCCTGGATGTCCTTGAGGATCTCCGGGCGCAGCTTCACGCCGCCCGGCTTGTAGACGCCGTGCACGTTGCCGAAAGTCAGGGCAGTGATGTAGCGGCCGTTCTCGCCTGCACCGAGGGCTTCGATCGTGGCCAGGGCGTCTTCCACCGTGGTGTAGAGCTTGTCGTTGATGGCGTTTTCGACGCCGTCTTCCTCGCCGCCCACGGTTCCGATCTCTACTTCGAGGATCATTTTGGCGGCGGCGGTGCGCTCCAGCAGCTCACGGGCGATGCGCAGGTTTTCCTGCAGCGTCTCGGCGGAACCATCCCACATGTGCGAATTGAACAACGGGTTGCGTCCGGCCTTGACCTCAGCCTCGGAAGCGTCCAGCAGCGGCAGGACAAAGCCGTCCAGCTTGTCCTTGGGGCAGTGATCCGTGTGCAGCGCGATGTTGACGTTGTAGTTCTTGGCAACTTCGCGGGCGAATGCGGCGAAGCCCAGGGAACCGGCCACCATGTCCTTGGTGGAGGCGCCCGACCAGTAGGCAGCGCCGCCGGTGGAAACCTGGACGATGCCGTCGGACTCGGCGTCGGCAAAACCGCGCAGGGCCGCGTTCAGCGTCTGCGAGGAGGTGACGTTGACGGCAGGGTACGCGAAGCCGCCCGTCTTTGCGCGGTCGATCATCTCGGAGTAGATCTCTGGGGTTGCAATGGGCATGCTGACTCCTAAAGTGAATTTCGTCTGCGGGTTCTGATTCCTGGAGCGAACCTCGTCGGCTAGGAACTATCCTAGCCATTTCTGTCCGGAGGCCGTGTTTCGGGTCACGCGGAGCGGTAACACTTGCCTAGACGTGCTGGTTGAACACGTGCCGGCGGACCCAGGCGTGCATCGCTATGGCGGCCGCGGAAGCAGCGTTGATGGAGCGCGTGCTGCCGAATTGTTCTATGGATAACGTGGCGAGTGCGGCGTCGTGCACTTCGGGCGTGAGCCCGGGGCCTTCCTGGCCAAACACCAGCACGCAGTCCTTGGGGAGTTCGTAGGTTTCCAGCGGTACCGAGTCGGGGAAGATGTCGATGCCGATGATGGCCAGCCCCTCCCCCTGCGCCCACGCCACAAAATCCTCCACGGTGGGATGGTGGCGGACGTGCTGGTAGCGGTCGGTGACCATGGCCCCGCGCCGGTTCCACCGCCGTCGTCCGATGATGTGGACTTCTTTGGCGAGGAACGCATTCGCGGTGCGCACCACGGTTCCGATGTTGAGGTCGTGCTGCCAGTTTTCGATGGCGATGTGGAAATTGTGGCGCTTCGAATCAAGGTCCGCGACGATCGCGTCGTGTTTCCAGTAGCGGTACTGGTCCACCACGTTGCGGCGGTCGCCATCGGCCAGGAGTTCCGGGTCCCAGTGGTCCCCCACCGGCAGTTCACCTTCCCAGGGCCCGACGCCGACCTCCGCCTTGGGCTCCGGCTCCTCCTCGGGCGGGGGAACGGGCAGGGCAGGGTTCTGGGGGTGGTCAGTCACCCCTCAACACTAGACTGGGCAACTGGAGCATTCATCACGGCGGAGGAAACATGGCAAAAGCGGACCAGGTCAGGGAATCGTCAGCGGTATATCGGAGCGGCCGGGAGATCGAGTGCTGGCTGACGGACATGGACGGCGTGCTGGTCCACGAAAACCAGCCTGTCCCCGGCGCGGCGGAACTCATCCAACGCTGGGTGGACACCTCCAAGCGCTTCCTGGTCCTGACGAACAACTCCATCTTCACCCCCCGCGACCTTGCTGCCCGGCTGCGCGCCTCCGGCCTGGAGATCCCTGAGGAGAACATCTGGACCTCGGCGCTGGCCACGGCCCAGTTCCTCAAGAACCAGGTGATGGGCTCGGGTTCCGGTAACCGCGCGTACACCATCGGCGAGGCCGGATTGACGACGGCGCTGCACGAGGCGGGCTTCATTCTCACCGACCAGGATCCTGACTTTGTGGTGCTCGGCGAGACCCGCACGTATTCCTTCGAGGCCATCACCATGGCTATCCGGCTGATCCTGGCGGGGGCGCGTTTCATCGCCACCAATCCCGATGCCACCGGCCCGTCCAAGGACGGCCCCATGCCTGCCACAGGAGCCATCGCCGCGCTCATCACCAAGGCCACCGGCCGTGAGCCGTACATTGTGGGCAAGCCCAATCCCATGATGTTTCGGTCCGCGATGAACCAGATCGATGCACACTCCGAAACCACGGCCATGATCGGGGACCGGATGGACACAGACATCATTGCCGGGATGGAAGCCGGCCTGCATACTGTCCTGGTCCTGACTGGAATCACCCAGCGCGAGGACATTGGGTCCTACCCGTTCCGGCCCAACCAGATCCTCAATTCCGTCGCTGACCTGAAGAACCAGATCTAAAAAACTGTGACCCTGGATCCTCCGCCGGGCAGTGGGAAGAAGCCATTCATCAGCCGCTCCACTATGGGCCGGTAGACCGTCGGGTTCCATCCCGGGCTGGCGTGTGCCGGCAGCGCACCCGCAGTCTGGAGGTCCGTGGACACCATGTTGGATTTGAACGCAGCCGCCCACTTTCTG from Arthrobacter pascens includes:
- a CDS encoding CoA-binding protein → MGHTNDPAVVERLMRTKGRWAIVGLTSNEWRAAYDTSLFIRDQLGMEIIPVNLPGDAVHGETGYRALADIPADKQPLDVVDCFVNSQKVGAVVDQAIAVGAKAVWLQLGVIDEAAAERAKAAGLDVVMNVCPAQQAWKYNL
- a CDS encoding RNA polymerase sigma factor, which codes for MTDALTDDVLRAGARNPELFSLVYRTYASQVLGYLTARGVEDPEAVMQEVFLAILPKLDTVSGGIPGLRTFIFSVAHARLVDDHRRQSRTPVQLSFEAEMDQREDSSAEAEALQRFSPKEVLDLLQGLPDEQREVLTLRLIGGLTVDQVAAVMGKSPGSVKQLQRRALTKLREQSAVKEYVAP
- a CDS encoding YegP family protein, giving the protein MAGMFEVFMDVDSHFRFQLKAADGTVMAVSAAYEDKSAAVAGIAAVRECAGMGLITDLCPAGKQDLPSSPDPDPFPQACDDQRIPANSLRVFALPKAICRSAATARWTGAA
- a CDS encoding adenylosuccinate synthase, which codes for MPAIVIVGAQWGDEGKGKATDLLGGRVDYVVKPNGGNNAGHTVVVGGEKYELKLLPAGILSPNAVPIIGNGCVVNLEALFQEIDGLQARGADTSKLRVSANAHLVAPYHQVLDKVTERFLGSRAIGTTGRGIGPAYMDKVARLGIRVQDVFDESILRQKVEGSLRQKNELLVKVYNRRDIEVDEIVDYFLSFAERLRPLVIDSTLVLNKALDEGKVVLMEGGQATFLDVDHGTYPFVTSSNPTAGGASVGSGIGPTRISRSIGIIKAYTTRVGAGPFPTELFDEMGMYLQKTGGEFGVNTGRPRRCGWYDAVLARHASRVNGFTDYFVTKLDVLTGIEQIPVCVAYDVDGVRHDEMPMTQTEFHHAKPIFEYFEGWTEDITGARTLEDLPENARNYVMALEKLSGTRFSAIGVGPDRDQTIVVNDLIKD
- a CDS encoding cobalamin-independent methionine synthase II family protein, which encodes MSLNTDHIRVTHAGSLPRTPELIAANAAKETDGITPEFLDLLETSVVDVVRRQKDLGIDIPNDGEYGHTMSNSVDYGAWWNYSFSRLGGLEPTNVDRWADSEIHRSSPGNIVLTSFPDRRDRQKFNDAYNDPSSGILAHRKSVTQPRIAGPLTYTGQDLVASDIANLKTGLAAAGLTDGFVASLSPGSCARVANSYYKSDEELVYACADAMREEYKAIIDAGLTVQLDDPSLAESWDQINPEPSLEDYLNFIQLRVEATNWALRDLPQDQIRLHVCWGSWHGPHTTDIPLADIIGAVLQVNAGGYSFEAANVRHEHEWRVWEDTKVPEGKVIIPGVVSHATNVVEHPDLVADRIVRFAELVGREGVIASTDCGLGGRVHPQIAVAKLEALGEGARRATKRLW
- a CDS encoding uracil-DNA glycosylase, translating into MTALAPESFREQLLSRRYEPNVAAVNELCDSLQSVKPHTEVPYVDPMHDVDECRIISLYSNIGEADKSGFITPGDDDAAARMLGVQWKLGLRPEFVMPWNVHPWHTPGEPNGKFTPDQIAAGLKPLLKFLAVVPRASVIVAHGTEANRLANLLLKTEVPLLWRRGLKTYKVRSLSGRAFAGTPARQEQYLEEMHVAYADAMARTGLTKPS
- a CDS encoding DUF3151 domain-containing protein; protein product: MSDEFRKNLMGPEPTLLPAETEVYEQLEAGQEALDLVEKHPTSSLLWAVLAEEAWAEGRTIDSYAYSRVGYHRGLDSLRRNGWRGVGPIPWEHEPNRGFLRALYSLGRASAAIGEADEPERIEKFLNDSDPAAKAAIEAK
- the fbaA gene encoding class II fructose-bisphosphate aldolase encodes the protein MPIATPEIYSEMIDRAKTGGFAYPAVNVTSSQTLNAALRGFADAESDGIVQVSTGGAAYWSGASTKDMVAGSLGFAAFAREVAKNYNVNIALHTDHCPKDKLDGFVLPLLDASEAEVKAGRNPLFNSHMWDGSAETLQENLRIARELLERTAAAKMILEVEIGTVGGEEDGVENAINDKLYTTVEDALATIEALGAGENGRYITALTFGNVHGVYKPGGVKLRPEILKDIQAQVGAKIGKENPFDLVFHGGSGSSDQEIADAVSYGTIKMNIDTDTQYAYTRPVVDHMFKNYDGVLKVDGEVGNKKLYDPRVWGASAEAGLAARVVEAAKQLGSLGKTF
- a CDS encoding TrmH family RNA methyltransferase, which encodes MTDHPQNPALPVPPPEEEPEPKAEVGVGPWEGELPVGDHWDPELLADGDRRNVVDQYRYWKHDAIVADLDSKRHNFHIAIENWQHDLNIGTVVRTANAFLAKEVHIIGRRRWNRRGAMVTDRYQHVRHHPTVEDFVAWAQGEGLAIIGIDIFPDSVPLETYELPKDCVLVFGQEGPGLTPEVHDAALATLSIEQFGSTRSINAASAAAIAMHAWVRRHVFNQHV
- a CDS encoding HAD-IIA family hydrolase, producing MAKADQVRESSAVYRSGREIECWLTDMDGVLVHENQPVPGAAELIQRWVDTSKRFLVLTNNSIFTPRDLAARLRASGLEIPEENIWTSALATAQFLKNQVMGSGSGNRAYTIGEAGLTTALHEAGFILTDQDPDFVVLGETRTYSFEAITMAIRLILAGARFIATNPDATGPSKDGPMPATGAIAALITKATGREPYIVGKPNPMMFRSAMNQIDAHSETTAMIGDRMDTDIIAGMEAGLHTVLVLTGITQREDIGSYPFRPNQILNSVADLKNQI